One Misgurnus anguillicaudatus chromosome 19, ASM2758022v2, whole genome shotgun sequence genomic region harbors:
- the LOC129436746 gene encoding uncharacterized protein: MDHKVSRQPFVVFGNSTSVRFDHDNILLGEESPPLKDELFSKIDPVQMKISGSQVSIINMINHDTKHHLDSADHLIGQLMHDNEISAFIFVVRLGQLTDTDKMCLEWLQRVFGDSVLQFMMILFTYERKEEFGSIIDDLKKNTVEEKLVKKCGGRYHICSKTMNNQSEMSELMRKIGRLSNENQDKYYTEQMYSTQLRERKKQKKNAVRRNALTRGHTEKETELLIARWLQLASDRNGG; the protein is encoded by the exons ATGG atcacaaggTTTCTAGACAGCCCTTTGTGGTATTTGGAAACTCCACATCAGTTCGGTTTGATCATGACAACATTCTACTGGGAGAAGAATCACCTCCTCTTAAAGATGAACTATTCTCCAAGATTGATCCTGTACAGATGAAGATATCAGGAAGTCAGGTCTCAATCATCAACATGATTAACCATGATACTAAACATCACCTGGACTCTGCGGATCATCTCATTGGTCAACTAATGCATGACAATGAAATCTCTGCCTTCATCTTTGTTGTGCGTCTGGGTCAGTTAACAGATACTGATAAGATGTGTCTTGAATGGCTACAGAGAGTATTTGGCGACAGTGTTCTTCAGTTTATGATGATTCTCTTCACTTATGAGAGAAAAGAAGAATTTGGATCCATAATAGATGATCTGAAGAAAAACACTGTTGAAGAGAAgctggtgaagaaatgtggaggAAGATATCACATCTGCAGCAAAACCATGAACAACCAATCAGAGATGAGTGAACTGATGAGGAAGATTGGCCGTCTGTCTAATGAGAATCAAGACAAGTACTACACTGAACAGATGTACAGCACACAGttaagagagagaaaaaaacagaaaaaga ATGCAGTCCGCCGGAATGCCCTGACCAGAGGTCATACAGAGAAGGAGACAGAGCTCCTCATCGCCAGGTGGCTGCAGCTAGCATCTGATAGGAATGGTGGCTGA
- the LOC141350872 gene encoding interferon-induced very large GTPase 1-like, producing the protein MKKIWTQSQHTLQDTAEAWASNERLVLHKEENLKREEMQHLFHRLHLQFHLEYNIHNKLKAADVLQISVNSLESHESCDEEDLVKNYLQKLLMMNYRARYIDVNKTNEQHHTQQRGNDTSEDEVDIFADMSSSNKKTSTYDHVHPMDVQMAVFHCADSFLKQLMVTKLSQCQFALPLLVPHPFTQQIEFPLWTFRQINKSWKMRNTNNDIISKEEPVYKAETPMVSFFRFGSVSSSKSQLMNNLINEKHNTFFHRNCPGSSRTRLLMDGVVEIAWFCPSGKDTDKFTDCVAFCNLHGDAGVHEKQLQILTEMSSVNVVLVSQIEKNDKNATKIQILYTEKNPLICLTEDKSVLTKTRIGKYKIGLKDRNQSDVSEELRRAINDCLSSSASASMFRLEDLSKHSDIRVDEEDDEDCRRGREAAQQMMSLLKNKDLREIKETFLPCQGKLWHQWCQKNKELHRPQGEDIDKEISRTRSEMMKIREDQFKYNLSESIKFFIVQMDSHDVNINTYFIKWLTILLNQFPSVDLSDLHRKYDVKWSTVFKLKEKDKPEQLKAKQTELEKISEELQAASFGLEHIMREIGQIYESCSSVKKNKTDLPFHYTSLPRFAAEMMISGFPLLIVFVLSVLGLQSSGKSTMLNAMFGLQFAVSAGRCTRGAFMQLIRVSEEMKQQLKFDYILVVDTEGLRALDSDGRSTRHHDNELATFVVGLGNLTLINIFGENPAEMQDILQIVVQAFLRMKKVKLNPSCMFVHQNVSDVTAGEKNMEGRRRLLKTLDEMTKLAAKEEDSDAECFSDVINFDVQNDVKYFAQLWEGSPPMAPPNPNYCENIQELKKTIISQSSKSDGMKLTHLRERIKDLWEALLKEQFVFSFRNALEISAYRRLETKYSKWTWTLRSAMLDIENKLHNQIENEAIYEIEETDLQRDLKEKSEEVKNSMSEFFERDPDKGILIQWKTSFELKIKDLEENIVRETKRTLNEILPQRDLKRKIDAQRTQHENTLLEKSKELALKLREETNSDEILKREFDLFWEECVKIITTDSPPIKDIDILRDVRRLLTDIYESLNVEHRNVNTDIFSVTKYSDFVTVKKSSRFTGEVKNVYKVAKEKLGYTPSKDDEIQITNLITDVVQQTDTMIKSFNISKLGYNISYIQQLTDYIKTRITEFEKDPIKYEFKNEFVTDLVFSILNRAEKTFIKQHRRFREANDPILYVEKKRDEYYSIFQKYCQGATSAAIFGEIICQKLKRPIEQSVYKQTARDLADEIRSNCPSLNGNKSNLEKHILKRLAEEENFSAFNDYILYPKEHFKDFIIGEVSQYIRDQFSISVQPKMNHNIEVLQQKILTAAHESTEDVQVKSGDVDLWLKFFTQKLSDVLIFSVKDFSGVSHDDVDDFKLLEDVINTELPSIMSDISREFSTDTFNNKLDLNYRPDEILINHFCQCCWVQCPFCKATCTNTIENHDGDHSVPFHRVNGINGFFDDKTKTLCTDFCSTAVKGCKSFKLSDEWIPFNEYRRAGGDYAEWSITPDSSEMPYWKWFVCRFQKALEAYYEKTFQDKIPDEWQKYTKEDAIESLDKYDIPKRSLSDF; encoded by the exons aTGAAGAAGATCTGGACTCAGTCACAACACACTTTACAG GACACTGCAGAAGCATGGGCATCAAATGAGAGACTGGTTCTTCACAAAGAAGAAAATCTTAAAAGAGAAGAAATGCAGCATCTCTTTCACAGGCTTCATCTTCAATTTCATCTCGAATACAACATCCACAATAAACTAAAAGCTGCAGATGTTCTTCAGATATCTGTAAATTCATTAGAGTCTCACGAGTCTTGTGATGAAGAAGATCTGGTGAAGAATTATCTACAGAAACTACTGATGATGAACTACAGAGCAAGATACATTGATGTTAATAAAACCAATGAGCAACATCACACACAACAAAGAGGCAATGATACATCTGAAGATGAGGTGGACATTTTTGCTGATATGTCTTCATctaataagaaaacaagtacaTATGACCATGTTCACCCGATGGATGTTCAGATGGCTGTGTTTCATTGTGCTGATAGTTTcctaaagcagctgatggtcACTAAACTCTCACAGTGTCAGTTTGCTCTTCCTCTTCTTGTTCCTCATCCATTCACACAACAGATTGAGTTTCCTCTCTGGACATTCAGACAAATTAACAAGAGCTGGAAGATGAGAAATACTAACAATGACATCATCAGTAAAGAAGAGCCAGTGTACAAAGCAGAAACTCCAATGGTGTCGTTCTTCAGGTTTGGTTCTGTGTCTTCATCCAAGTCTCAGCTGATGAACAATCTGATCAATGAGAAACACAACACGTTCTTCCACAGGAACTGTCCAGGCAGCAGCAGAACCAGACTACTGATGGATGGAGTGGTGGAGATCGCCTGGTTCTGCCCATCTGGAAAAGACACAGATAAATTTACTGACTGTGTTGCCTTCTGTAATCTTCATGGTGATGCAGGAGTCCATGAGAAACAACTGCAGATTCTGACTGAAATGTCTTCAGTCAATGTTGTTCTTGTGTCACAGAttgaaaaaaatgacaaaaacgcAACGAAGATTCAAATCCTGTACACAGAAAAAAACCCACTTATTTGTCTTACTGAAGATAAATCTGTTCTCACTAAGACACGAATAGGGAAATACAAAATTGGTCTAAAAGACAGAAATCAGTCAGATGTATCAGAAGAACTCAGAAGAGCTATAAATGATTGTCTCTCATCTTCAGCATCAGCTTCCATGTTCAGACTTGAAGATTTGTCCAAACACTCAGATATCAGAGTAGATGAGGAAGATGATGAAGACTGCAGGAGAGGAAGAGAAGCAGCACAGCAGATGATGAGTTTACTGAAGAATAAAGATCTGAGAGAAATCAAAGAAACATTTCTGCCCTGTCAGGGGAAACTCTGGCATCAGTGGTGTCAGAAGAACAAAGAACTTCATCGACCTCAAGGGGAAGACATAGATAAAGAAATAAGTAGAACAAGATCAGAAATGATGAAAATACGTGAAGatcaatttaaatataatttgagTGAGTCTATAAAGTTTTTTATTGTACAAATGGACTCACATGATGTAAATATCaatacatattttattaaatggcTCACAATCTTACTGAATCAATTTCCATCAGTTGATCTTTCTGATCTACATCGCAAGTATGATGTAAAGTGGTCAACAGTCTTCAAACTAAAAGAAAAAGATAAACCAGAACAACTCAAAGCTAAACAAACAGAACTTGAGAAAATATCTGAAGAACTTCAAGCAGCAAGCTTTGGTTTGGAGCACATCATGAGAGAGATCGGTCAGATCTATGAATCATGTTCATCTGTGAAGAAGAATAAGACAGATCTGCCGTTTCATTACACTTCTCTCCCGAGGTTTGCAGCAGAGATGATGATCAGTGGATTTCCACTGCTCAT AGTCTTTGTGCTGTCAGTTTTAGGACTTCAGAGCTCTGGGAAATCCACCATGCTGAATGCCATGTTTGGACTTCAGTTTGCAGTCAGTGCTGGCCGATGCACCAGAGGAGCTTTCATGCAGCTGATCAGAGTATCAGAGGAGATGAAACAACAGCTGAAGTTTGATTATATTCTGGTTGTTGATACTGAGGGTCTTCGGGCTCTAGATTCTGATGGAAGATCCACAAGACATCATGACAATGAACTGGCCACATTTGTTGTTGGTCTTGGTAATCTGACATTGATCAACATCTTTGGAGAAAACCCAGCTGAGATGCAGGATATTCTTCAGATTGTTGTTCAGGCCTTTCTGAGGATGAAGAAGGTCAAACTGAATCCCAGCTGTATGTTTGTACATCAGAACGTTTCAGACGTCACAGCTGGAGAGAAAAACATGGAGGGAAGAAGACGACTGCTGAAGACACTGGATGAGATGACAAAACTCGCTGCTAAAGAGGAAGACTCTGATGCTGAATGTTTCAGTGATGTCATTAATTTTGATGTACAGAATGATGTGAAGTATTTTGCTCAGCTGTGGGAGGGAAGCCCACCAATGGCACCACCAAACCCAAACTACTGTGAGAATATTCAAGAACTAAAGAAAACTATCATTTCACAATCCTCAAAATCAGATGGTATGAAGCTGACACACCTGCGTGAGCGAATTAAAGATCTCTGGGAGGCTTTACTGAAAGAACAATTTGTGTTCAGCTTTAGAAATGCTTTGGAGATTTCAGCATACAGAAGACTGGAGACAAAATACAGCAAGTGGACCTGGACTCTACGCAGTGCCATGCTGGACATTGAGAACAAACTACACAACCAAATAGAAAATGAAGCAATTTATGAGATTGAGGAAACAGATCTTCAGAGAGACCTGAAGGAGAAAAGTGAAGAAGTGAAAAACTCAATGTCAGAATTCTTTGAAAGAGACCCAGATAAAGGTATACTGATTCAGTGGAAAACATCATTTGAATTAAAAATCAAAGACCTTGAGGAGAACATTGTGAGAGAAACTAAGAGGACATTAAATGAAATTCTTCCGCAGCGAGACCTGAAGAGAAAGATTGATGCTCAGAGAACACAACATGAAAACACTCTCTTAGAAAAGAGTAAAGAACTTGCATTAAAACTCAGAGAAGAAACAAATAGTGATGAAATACTGAAGAGAGAGTTTGATTTGTTTTGGGAAGAGTGTGTGAAGATCATCACCACAGATTCTCCTCCAATCAAAGACATTGACATACTAAGAGATGTGAGAAGACTCCTCACTGACATCTATGAAAGTCTCAATGTAGAACATAGAAATGTGAACACAGATATTTTCTCTGTTACAAAATATTCAGATTTTGTAACAGTAAAGAAATCCAGTAGGTTTACAGGAGAGGTTAAAAATGTGTACAAAGTGGCAAAAGAGAAGCTTGGTTACACTCCATCTAAAGATGATGAAATCCAAATAACAAACTTGATCACAGATGTTGTTCAGCAAACAGACACAATGATCAAGTCATTTAATATTTCAAAGTTGGGATACAACATCAGTTACATTCAACAACTCACAGATTACATCAAGACAAGAATAACAGAATTTGAGAAAGATCCAATAAAATATGAGTTCAAGAATGAATTTGTTACAGACTTGGTATTTTCTATATTGAACAGAGCAGAGAAGACATTTATTAAACAACACAGAAGGTTCAGAGAAGCCAATGATCCTATTCTCTATgtagagaaaaagagagatgaatactatagtattttcCAGAAATACTGTCAAGGAGCAACATCAGCTGCTATTTTTGGTGAGATCATCTGTCAGAAACTGAAGAGACCCATTGAACAGAGTGTCTATAAACAGACTGCCAGAGATTTAGCAGATGAAATCAGATCAAACTGTCCATCACTGAATGGAAACAAATCAAATCTGGAGAAACACATACTGAAGAGACTGGCAGAAGAGGAGAACTTTTCAGCATTCAATGACTACATTCTGTATCCCAAAGAACACTTCAAAGATTTCATCATAGGTGAAGTCagtcagtacatcagagatcagttCAGTATCAGTGTTCAACCCAAGATGAATCATAACATTGAAGTCCTGCAGCAGAAGATCCTGACAGCAGCTCATGAATCTACTGAAGATGTTCAAGTGAAGAGTGGAGATGTTGATTTGTGGTTGAAGTTTTTCACACAGAAGCTCTCAGATGTTCTGATATTCTCTGTGAAGGACTTCAGTGGAGTCAGTCATGATGATGTTGATGATTTCAAACTCTTAGAAGATGTGATAAACACAGAACTTCCATCTATAATGTCTGACATCAGCAGAGAGTTCAGCACAGATACATTCAATAACAAACTGGATCTCAACTACAGACCAGATGAGATTCTGATTAATCATTTCTGTCAGTGCTGTTGGGTTCAGTGTCCATTCTGTAAAGCCACCTGCACCAACACAATAGAGAATCATGATGGAGATCACAGTGTTCCTTTTCATAGAGTGAATGGAATTAATGGATTCTTTGATGATAAAACAAAGACTCTCTGTACAGATTTTTGCTCAACTGCAGTAAAAGGTtgtaaaagttttaaattatCTGATGAGTGGATTCCATTTAATGAATACAGAAGAGCAGGAGGAGATTATGCTGAGTGGAGCATCACCCCTGACTCCTCTGAGATGCCCTACTGGAAGTGGTTTGTGTGCAGATTCCAGAAAGCTCTTGAGGCGTATTAtgagaaaacattccaggacaaGATTCCAGATGAATGGCAGAAATACACAAAAGAGGACGCAATTGAGAGTTTAGATAAATACGACATCCCAAAACGTTCATTGAGTGACTTCTAA
- the LOC129436755 gene encoding GTPase IMAP family member 8-like, producing IVVRIVLLGKDASANSRVGNFILGRSAFDSEAAPDDHQIERVREKDMMIINCPHLLQLNLSYHQIIQTVRECVDLSHPGPHIILLIFKHDECSREDQEHVEMILNYFSDSVYQHTLVLTTHDSHSLHQTKVNDNIKKIIKKCFSRHYRLEGNSSPDDLKEIFRDIVKSNDGSYLICDEYEDAQRFTMKQQTDERVMRDDVRIVLLGKPGVGKSATGNTILNRQAFISDLSQESVTKECQRETAEINNRLITVIDTPGLFDTERSHEEIKKEMMNCISMILPGPHVFIIVLSLTQRFTEEESRSVKIIQEMFGENSLMYTMVLFTRGDQLRNKTIDQCLGKPGSVIRNLLEEKNSRADRGI from the exons attGTAGTGAGGATTGTTCTGCTGGGTAAAGATGCATCAGCAAACAGTCGAGTGGGAAACTTCATATTAGGAAGATCAGCGTTTGATAGTGAAGCTGCTCCAGATGATCATCAGATTGAGAGAGTCAGAGAAAAAGACATGATGATCATCAACTGTCCTCATCTGCTCCAGCTGAACCTCTCATATCATCAGATCATACAGACAGTGAGAGAGTGTGTGGATCTGTCTCATCCAGGACCTCATATCATCCTTCTCATCTTTAAACATGATGAGTGTTCAAGAGAAGATCAAGAGCATGTGGAGATGATCCTCAACTATTTCTCTGATAGTGTTTATCAACACACACTTGTGCTCACAACACACGACTCACACAGTCTTCATCAGACTAAAGTCAATGACAACAtaaagaaaattattaaaaaatgctTCAGCAGACACTACAGACTGGAGGGAAACAGCTCTCCTGATGATCTTAAAGAGATATTTAGAGACATTGTCAAATCAAATGATGGCAGTTATCTGATTTGTGATGAATATGAAGATGCACAGAGATTCACAATGAAGCAGCAGACAGATGAAAGAG TGATGAGAGATGATGTGAGGATTGTGCTGCTGGGTAAACCTGGAGTTGGGAAGAGTGCCACAGGAAACACAATCTTAAACAGACAAGCGTTTATATCAGACTTATCTCAAGAGTCAGTGACTAAAGAGTGTCAGAGAGAAACAGCTGAAATCAACAACAGATTGATCACTGTGATCGACACTCCAGGACTGTTTGATACTGAACGCAGTCATGAAGAGATCAAGAAAGAAATGATGAACTGTATCTCAATGATTCTGCCAGGACctcatgtgtttattattgtgttgaGTTTAACACAACGTTTCACTGAAGAGGAGTCAAGATCAGTGAAGATCATTCAAGAGATGTTTGGTGAAAACTCTTTAATGTACACAATGGTGCTCTTCACCAGAGGAGATCAACTGAGAAACAAAACTATTGATCAGTGTTTGGGAAAACCTGGATCTGTGATTAGAAACCTGCTAGAAGAGAAAAACAGCAGAGCTGACAGAGGAAtataa